The genomic stretch CCATCCTCCATATTGCCCCGAAATATAATATACATTATCTGTAGGTAATAAAATATCGCTGATACTTGCATCCTTAGGTATTGAAGTGGAAGGTTGTGAAGAATTCCGGTCAATATATTTTACTCCAGAATGCATTACTCGTCCAACCTGTCCGTTTACGTCAACATAGCTGACGTCATCCCAATTAATCTTCAATGTATGACCGGATTTGTTCTTTAACGTAAAATTGAATTCTTTCAACCCGACGTACCAAATTATATCGATATAATCGTCTTCATAACGATATTTATTGACACCCTCTTCGTTGAAACTTACCACTTTTGTTTCACCAAATTGTTGCTTTGAATCTGCCGGACTTTCTACTTCAGATAGTCCTATGGAGTAACTGGCAACATAACTTTTAAATGCGCCGCAAGAAGTGAACAGAAATGCACCTTGGAGTAGAAATAGCATTATTAAATTTCTCATTTTCATGATTGTATTATTTATGTTTTGCTGCAATATTGCGACTACAAAAGTATATTGTTTTATTGGGGGTGACGAAGAATTTAAAAACATGGACAAAGATGGACGAAACAAACATGATTTACGATTCTGTTGCTAATATAAGAACACAAGACCTTCGGATAGACATTATATAATCCCAAAAGAACTGAGGATCAATATATTCACCACAATGTTTAAGTGTTATATGCAGATGTTCTCCAGTACTGCGACCAGTATTTCCGGTAATTCCAACGGTGTCTCCAGCCTTGACCATCTGACCTTCATAAGCCAGAATGCGTGAAAGGTGGCAGTAACTAACTGTAAAATTACCGTGCTTCAGTGTTACATATTTACCAGCCCTCCTATCCTGCCCTATTTTTACCACCTTGCCGGCCAGCATTGCATATACTTTAGCATTCCTTGCATGAAGATCCAAGCCGTTGTGAAATTTAAGTTTTCCTGAAAATGGATCTTTCCGATAACCGTAGGGAGAATTGATTTTGATAGATGAGAGCGGATAGCATACGCTTAGATAGCGTGCTATCTGTTCTTTCTTTTTCATGTCCGCTGCTGTCAGTATACTGCTGTCGGTATCGGACATTTCCATTTTTCTTGTTTCAAGTACATCTTCAGCTGCAGTTTTTTGTGAATCATTTCCAACGTTACATCGATTATTTGGATATGTGACAGTATTGAATTGAGCTTTTGCCGGGAAATTCAATGTTAACAGTACTGCTGAAATTGCAATAGTAATTTTCCTCATGAAGGCAAAGGTATGAACTAGTTTTAATTTAAATACTCTTGACCTGTAATTGACACTCAAAATATAACATTAAATAAGTTTAGAGTATGATTATTGTCGAGTTATCATACTTAAAACATAAATAATCACAAATATGGAAGTGTTATATGGCCACATAGGTTGGAGTATGATTATAAGTATATATCTTTGTCAGAGTATAATTAAACTATCATATTAAAGTATGAAACAAGTACGATTTGAATTTGAAGAATTACCTTTCAAAACCTTGTCGCAGTTTGGCCTCACGCAAGAAATGATAGAAGATCTCCCCATGCAATCATTGGAAGATATCAGTCATGGAAGGCACTCTCCGGTATTACCTATCAAGATAACCGACGAGAATGGAAATTTAATTGATGAACGTAGCCGTTTCGCTCTGGTGCGCAAAGAAAACGGGGAAGCCGATGTGATATTCTATCCTGTCCTCAAGAAGTCACCGTTGGAGCAATATACCGGCCAACAGCAGAAGCAGCTTGAATTGGGAAAAGCCATACTAGCTGATATTGTATCAGCTGACGGGCGGAACACCAAAGTATTCGTGCAGATAGATCGTGAAACCAAACAGGTAATCTCCGTTCCCACGCAGGTGATAGCACGCAATCTTCAGGTTCTTGCTGATGAATTGAAATTAAGCAGTGCTGAAATCAAGGTAATGCAGCAAGGAGAACCACTGACATTTGTAATTGAGGACGAACCTGTAACGGTAGGGATTGATCTGAATGAGAAGAACGGCATCCGTTTCAGTCAAGGTGACAGCCAGAGATGGATGGAGCATACCAAAAGAGAATGGGATAAATATACATTCGGATGTTATGGTTGCTGGATTATGGATGATGACGGAAATCTCGATTATGTTCCTGAGGAGCAATACACAGAAGAGTTGTGGAATGAGCAGAAAAAGAGTGCTCAGCGCAACATGGGAGCCGGTATACATAAGTAAAATCTAAAATCATATCAATTATGGCTCAAAACGAATATTATCCGGAAGAAGTACTGATAGAAAAAATGGAACGAGGAGAATTTGGTTGGTTAGATTATGTCAACCACTTTTCCCCTGAATGGCAGGAAGAATATACCCAGTACTGTAAAGAGCAGACATTGGAGGTTAACAACGAGTCTGCTGCAAAATTCGTCCGATTCAAGAATGAACAACTCGAAGCCGCTATGGAAAGCGGAGAAGCATAATAGGAAACTATGGCAATAAGGACAAATACCAATCCACGGAGACTGGACTTGCAACCCGAATTGCGCGACATATTGATGCGCAATGGTATGCAAGCTCACATTGTACCCGAAGGCGACAGCTTTCAGCTTGTCGTACAGGGGCATGACTCTCCACTGCTCCGATACCAACTTAACCGTCAGCAGCTACTGGCACTTACAGATTGGGGTACCAACTCCGCCAACAAGAAAGCCTACAATACATTTGCCGATATTATCTCTGCAGACTTCGATATGCCACGTGATTTCGTTCACGCACGAAATGCCAACGGACGAGTAGCAATGGGACTCCACGGTTATCGTATAGGTATCGGTGAGTATGGCAGAGTTGGCAGATACGGTATGCCTCCGCCTTTTCTTGGTTGGACTCCCAGACAGCAGGGCGGCTTTCATCTGCGTAGAATCGGTGGCCAGCTCTTTTATTCTGGAGCCCCGATGGTTGCTGAACGTCCTGACGGTCGGATAAAGCCCGGTGAACTGCAATCAGGTGGCTATGGTTTCTACTATAAAGGACAGCAGCGCACAACTGTAGATTTCCAGAATTTTCCACATGATGTTCTTCAAGATTTAGAGACCGTCATCACACCGATGGTCAATAAGCCAAGAAGTGACGAACCGGCATTACCATATAATGAACTTATAAGTTCCCCTGTATATTTTTCCAACGATAAGTGGCTGGAATGTCTTAATTCACATGGTGTCATCGTTGATACAGAGAACAAGACACTTACAATACAGTCGGAAAAAGTCAATGCTGATATGGTCTATGATCTAACAGATGAAGAACTGTCGGCAATCACTTCCAATTCCATTGAAGATTATCCTATTCAAGAGCGACTAGAGATACTTAACAATGTGGTTAAAGATGATTTTACCGGTGTAGTCACTCTTGACACATTGAACAAAACAGAGAGGATAAGCATACCCCTTCATCCTGAAGTGGAGCAAGACCTGGCCTTGCGTCAGCATCAGGAACAAGAAATCCTTATGCCGCTGGAAATGGGCGAAAGCACAGATATAGCTCCTCATTCTGCAGAGCAGGTCATAATTCTGGCAGATGAAGAATCCATACAAGGACATCAAAATATTTTGACGATTGACGGACGTGATTTGCCATCCCTGAATGAAAGCAAAGGTTGGTACAGTGAAGATAAACAAGGAGAAGAAGTTGAAGTCTGTTCTATCAGTGTACACCCTTCGGAGACTGAGGGCAAGTACAAGATGACAGCCG from Butyricimonas virosa encodes the following:
- a CDS encoding M23 family metallopeptidase, with translation MRKITIAISAVLLTLNFPAKAQFNTVTYPNNRCNVGNDSQKTAAEDVLETRKMEMSDTDSSILTAADMKKKEQIARYLSVCYPLSSIKINSPYGYRKDPFSGKLKFHNGLDLHARNAKVYAMLAGKVVKIGQDRRAGKYVTLKHGNFTVSYCHLSRILAYEGQMVKAGDTVGITGNTGRSTGEHLHITLKHCGEYIDPQFFWDYIMSIRRSCVLILATES
- a CDS encoding DUF4099 domain-containing protein, whose translation is MKQVRFEFEELPFKTLSQFGLTQEMIEDLPMQSLEDISHGRHSPVLPIKITDENGNLIDERSRFALVRKENGEADVIFYPVLKKSPLEQYTGQQQKQLELGKAILADIVSADGRNTKVFVQIDRETKQVISVPTQVIARNLQVLADELKLSSAEIKVMQQGEPLTFVIEDEPVTVGIDLNEKNGIRFSQGDSQRWMEHTKREWDKYTFGCYGCWIMDDDGNLDYVPEEQYTEELWNEQKKSAQRNMGAGIHK